In a single window of the Pocillopora verrucosa isolate sample1 chromosome 4, ASM3666991v2, whole genome shotgun sequence genome:
- the LOC131795993 gene encoding coiled-coil domain-containing protein 180 — MAQTEVTPRRLIPEEEVYRQVFDAEVSLVKALENEKLPSKPRSAPLLPLVRESRAVTGHGILTNRQKRWMQGRPNESSIENPVHFKYAALDAIQNTSKPDSYFDALEVRGLPDTPKTTYKKTNIIERLEASRKERHESYLEDMYQEFGVINAELEPHILESCENLKEQLLENDTEIEQLLQTIKSDDDLLLHNLSDLEELWDSISGHSVCRQTWIRELDAILEQVENDRGNLIRETLKSYNKVLERVAHLMPPDVHRLLEREAQRVNSTILMNRRAYADLTSHLLSADVERERQCYISWQRRVEDWRQLKCEVAIQTFNEYMQSPAIKDPPDLKRKMQFFTTEQQTLNKKRLDLLESLRNMRPPNSTKSAVYQWNTGLTDICRQLEEVHARYKDIIQSEYDRVIDQCMEEVNRVKEQFLSGGILDAVRTEEVMNESFLPLVGEKQTKFEHEIDKMERSLENLCNFHVMMIKSLFKFVQGAAHLWDLHEIGLARQERNLQELLEKNRRDHDGANQVKEANLDIIMDKMRQDSSEQALTDSLKKALSALDEIKQLYNDFHALEMRTSRSYPDLVEEELKKYDGEVCKYFQVDRRSSMSETKPKRKDSKSGKPEQSKAKKKTSPAQTIEDVLTTSNGTTFYILVEPGEHGLLGSPESIKSMKTCITFITDTQEEDEEEDIVPPYIEAIVIKEELFLDLRRHIRMEFLEHLEEWKIQAKDRANSVVAAKVEELNSELDLRLHLHEPRASRAEQDVHNVRAAELVMHRERVERHCRGVTTSLNEFKTRFQQMVEEHDKETDIFKHSVQELEATFTSATKTHELLVIQDQVTGRVEQYMDVIRTSLRKFRHDLDDMLSTLRNSNARFRKTFKVFSDGGNFSTDEVDEYRKKLERMANKIDSSEGSFMAELEGMESKRLEAAYDYAGKLEDRFKNHLFDLTFMEKVTRWLTNTQVKVKSEVAFSNSQAKKLAIYLSTFERHIDAVEKPNLDKEQVTARDVQSSLIPILQTFHERSLYLNCLLNPATPSLAILQAGLKRKEDKKEEEKKEDKGSKGTLKPKKSKKKISQKTVTENTETTESTETQNGDGVKPKSTPSLSRVARATDGDGRPKTVPGELSHKLSDQDLKSRQRSAGRKVSASRRDPSGPRYDKKYLVFGEKVEEGRHFMARIKNTLREGLEGLLATSEMYYRQKGQRTPTRPQAIHENFDLCAEALVQRLTSYKTQAEEYHNSCIQELRAQMQKFSVILVHLPPLVVQIIVADQLRDLAKERKELEEDYEVRVQELEKRKNLHQSQLRPSLGHPHNRTEMDTLCSSEERRRQEALDGAKQHAEALAKLEAQFASSFIEKLAQTCETMLLQFDAVLSLEDVEVGKVEPKPKSTKRLLREKLAGDEDGKDKLAPFPSGGTSWEGLPTNELVLEEPIDKKNRTPTVKTVKTTQGHLAVIKSRNKAYEGYKEKFDARLTAIREEMNAQIQNEERWTRSWQRSITKIKELY; from the exons ATGGCCCAGACTGAAGTAACGCCACGCCGACTAATTCCAGAGGAAGAGGTGTATCGGCAGGTGTTTGATGCTGAG GTAAGCCTTGTGAAAgcactggaaaatgaaaagttaccATCCAAACCCAGGTCTGCACCTCTGTTACCTCTGGTCAGGGAATCTAGAGCTGTTACTGGTCATGGTATTTTAACGAACCGGCAAAAGAGATGGATGCAGGGCCGGCCAAATGAGAGTAGTATAGAGAATCCTGTGCATTTCAA ATATGCAGCTCTTGATGCCATACAGAATACTTCCAAACCAGATAGCTATTTTGATGCTCTTGAAGTCAGAGGGCTTCCAGATACACCAA AGACAACTTACAAGAAGACAAATATCATTGAGAGACTAGAGGCAAGCAGAAAGGAAAG ACATGAGTCGTATTTGGAAGATATGTATCAAGAGTTTGGAGTCATCAATGCT gaaCTGGAACCACACATTCTTGAATCATGTgagaatttaaaagagcagTTGCTTGAAAATGATACAG AAATAGAGCAGCTGCTACAAACAATCAAAAGTGATGAT GACCTGTTGCTTCACAACCTGTCTGACTTGGAGGAACTGTGGGATTCCATTTCCGGACATTCCGTTTGTCGTCAAACATGGATTAGAGAGTTGGATGCTATTCTGGAACAGGTGGAGAACGACAGGGGTAATTTG ATTCGCGAGACTCTTAAAAGTTACAACAAAGTTCTTGAGCGAGTAGCGCACCTGATGCCACCTGATGTACACAGGTTACTTGAGAGAGAAGCTCAACGCGTTAACTCTACTATTCTGATGAACAGGAGAGCATATGCTGACCTCACTTCTCATTTACTGAGTG CTGATGTTGAACGTGAGAGGCAGTGTTACATCTCCTGGCAGAGAAGGGTGGAAGACTGGAGGCAACTGAAATGTGAAGTGGCCATACAGACATTTAA CGAGTACATGCAGAGCCCAGCGATTAAAGATCCGCCAGACCTTAAAAGGAAGATGCAGTTTTTCACCACAGAACAACAGACATTAAACAAGAAGCGATTGGATCTCCTGGAATCGCTAAG GAATATGAGGCCTCCTAACTCCACTAAATCTGCTGTTTATCAGTGGAACACTGGACTGACAGACATATGTCGTCAACTTG AGGAAGTCCATGCCAGATACAAAGACATTATACAAAGCGAGTATGATCGGGTTATCGACCAATGCATGGAGGAAGTCAATCGTGTCAAG GAACAGTTCCTGTCAGGGGGAATTCTTGATGCAGTGAGAACAGAAGAG GTGATGAATGAATCATTTCTGCCACTCGTCGGTGAAAAGcaaaccaaatttgaacacGAGATCGACAAGATGGAG CGCTCTTTGGAAAACTTGTGCAATTTTCACGTCATGATGATCAAATCTCTGTTCAAGTTTGTACAAGGAGCCGCACATTTATGGGACTTACATGAGATCGGGTTGGCTCGACAAGAAAGAAACCTTCAG GAACTGTTGGAGAAGAATCGTAGAGACCATGATGGTGCGAATCAA GTGAAAGAAGCCAATTTGGATATCATTATGGACAAAATGAGACAAGATTCAAGTGAACAG GCATTAACAGATAGTCTGAAAAAAGCGCTTTCAGCTCTGgatgaaataaaacagtt GTACAACGATTTCCACGCCCTCGAAATGCGGACGTCAAGGTCTTATCCCGATTTAGTCGAAGAAGAACTGAAGAAATATGACGGTGAAGTGTGCAAGTATTTCCAAGTGGACAGGAGATCATCAATG TCTGAAACTAAACCAAAGAGGAAAGATTCCAAGTCTGGGAAACCAGAGCAGAGCAAAGCAAAGAAG AAAACGTCTCCTGCGCAGACCATCGAAGATGTGCTCACAACTTCGAACGGCACCACGTTCTATATTCTGGTGGAGCCAGGTGAACACGGCCTGCTTGGGAGCCCGGAGAGTATTAAGAGTATGAAGACGTGTATAACCTTTATTACGGATACACAAG AAGAGGACGAAGAAGAAGACATTGTACCGCCTTATATTGAGGCCATCGTGATCAAGGAAGAACTTTTCTTGGATCTCAGAAGACA CATAAGAATGGAGTTCTTGGAACATCTCGAGGAATGGAAAATTCAAGCCAAGGACAGAGCGAACAGTGTTGTAGCGGCTAAG GTTGAGGAGTTGAACAGCGAGTTAGATTTACGACTTCATCTACATGAGCCAAGGGCATCCAGAGCTGAGCAGGATGTGCATAATGTTAGAGCAG CGGAATTGGTGATGCATCGAGAGCGGGTTGAACGCCACTGTAGAGGAGTTACTACGTCGTTGAACGAGTTCAAAACCAGGTTCCAACAGATGGTCGAAGAACATGATAAAGAG acgGACATTTTTAAACATTCTGTTCAAGAACTCGAAGCAACATTTACATCTGCGACTAAAACTCACGA ACTCTTAGTGATTCAAGATCAAGTAACTGGGCGAGTTGAGCAA TATATGGATGTGATCAGAACTTCCCTCAGAAAGTTCCGTCACGATCTGGACGATATGTTGAGCACTCTACGGAATTCAAATGCAAGATTCAGGAAGACGTTCAA gGTATTCTCTGATGGTGGAAATTTTTCGACGGATGAAGTAGATGAGTACAGAAAGAAACTA GAGCGTATGGCGAACAAGATCGACTCGTCTGAAGGATCTTTCATGGCTGAATTAGAAGGAATGGAGTCCAAAAGATTAGAAGCAGCATATGACTATGCTGGAAAGCTGGAGGACAG atttaaaaatcaTTTGTTTGACTTAACATTCATGGAAAAAGTAACGAGGTGGCTCACAAACACGCAAGTCAAAGTCAAAAGTGAG GTCGCATTTAGCAATTCTCAAGCGAAAAAGCTCGCCATTTATTTGTCCACCTTTGAACGTCACATTGATGCAGTTGAAAAACCAAATCTTGACAAAGAG CAAGTGACAGCTCGTGATGTACAAAGCAGCTTAATCCCGATCCTCCAAACATTCCATGAAAGGTCATTGTACTTGAATTGTCTACTAAATCCTGCCACGCCCAGTCTAGCGATTCTACAGGCCGGCCTCAAGAGAAAGGAGgataagaaagaagaagaaaagaaggaagacAAAGGATCGAAGGGAACGCTCAA GCcaaagaaaagcaagaaaaagatTTCCCAGAAAACGGTAACAGAGAACACGGAGACTACAGAATCCACTGAGACACAGAATGGGGACGGAGTCAAACCCAAGAGTACTC cATCACTCTCAAGGGTAGCGAGGGCCACAGATGGTGATGGAAGACCAAAAACAGTCCCAGGAGAG CTTAGCCACAAGCTTTCAGATCAGGATCTAAAGTCAAGACAAAGGAGCGCTGG TCGAAAAGTAAGTGCGTCTAGACGGGATCCTTCGGGACCTAGATACGACAAGAAATACCTGGTGTTTGGTGAAAAGGTGGAAGAGGGAAG ACACTTTATGGCGCGTATCAAAAACACATTGAGGGAAGGTCTGGAGGGTTTATTGGCTACTTCTGAG ATGTATTATCGCCAGAAAGGCCAACGGACTCCAACGCGGCCCCAGGCTATTCATGAAAATTTCGATCTGTGCGCTGAAGCATTGGTTCAGCGGTTGACTTCTTATAAGACTCAGGCCGAGGAATATCACAACTCGTGTATTCAAG aACTTCGCGCGCAGATGCAGAAGTTTTCAGTAATTTTAGTTCACCTCCCGCCTCTTGTGGTGCAGATAATAGTCGCTGATCAGCTCAGGGACTTGGCCAAAGAGAGGAAAGAATTAGAGGAAGACTATGAAGTCAGAGTTCAAGAACTagagaaaagaaag AATTTACATCAATCTCAACTGCGACCATCTCTGGGCCATCCACACAACAGAACCGAGATGGACACACTTTGTAGCAGCGAGGAGAGAAGAAGACAAGAAGCCTTGGATGGAGCTAAACAACATGCAGAAGCATTAGCG aAACTTGAAGCTCAGTTCGCAAGCTCGTTTATTGAGAAGCTAGCGCAGACATGTGAGACCATGTTACTACAGTTTGATGCAGTCCTCTCTCTTGAAGATGTCGAAGTGGGAA AGGTCGAACCCAAACCGAAGAGCACCAAGAGATTGCTCAGAGAAAAATTAGCCGGTGATGAGGACGGAAAAg ATAAGTTGGCGCCTTTCCCGTCTGGTGGTACATCTTGGGAAGGACTGCCAACGAACGAACTTGTGCTGGAAGAACCGATTGACAAGAAGAATA GAACCCCTACTGTAAAGACTGTTAAGACAACGCAAGGACACCTAGCTGTGATAAAATCGCGCAACAAAGCATATGAG GGttacaaagaaaagtttgatgCTCGACTGACAGCCATACGAGAAGAAATGAATGCACAGATACAAAACGAAGAACGATGGACACGAAGTTGGCAACGGTCAATCACCAAAATAAAAGAACTTTATTAA